Proteins from a single region of Pseudomonas sp. BSw22131:
- a CDS encoding CreA family protein, with protein sequence MRVVKGFLGALLMLPLLASAEQIGEVSTVFKFVGPNDRIVVEAFDDPKVDGVTCYLSRAKTGGVKGGLGLAEDRAEASIACRQVGPIHFKEQLKDGDEVFKERTSLVFKTMQVVRFFDKKRNALVYLVYSDRVVEGSPQNAVTAIPILPWSPAPAP encoded by the coding sequence ATGCGAGTGGTGAAAGGGTTTTTAGGGGCGCTGCTAATGCTGCCCTTGCTGGCTTCCGCAGAGCAGATCGGCGAAGTCTCTACGGTCTTCAAATTTGTGGGTCCGAACGACCGCATTGTCGTAGAAGCTTTTGATGATCCCAAAGTTGACGGCGTGACGTGCTACCTGTCTCGCGCCAAGACGGGTGGCGTGAAAGGTGGTCTGGGGTTGGCTGAGGATCGGGCTGAGGCGTCCATCGCTTGTCGCCAGGTCGGGCCGATCCACTTCAAAGAGCAACTCAAGGATGGCGATGAGGTGTTCAAAGAGCGCACTTCGCTGGTATTCAAAACCATGCAGGTGGTGCGTTTCTTTGATAAGAAGCGCAACGCTCTGGTGTATCTGGTCTACAGCGACCGGGTCGTTGAAGGCAGTCCGCAAAATGCTGTGACGGCAATTCCTATTCTGCCGTGGTCGCCTGCCCCTGCGCCTTGA
- a CDS encoding FKBP-type peptidyl-prolyl cis-trans isomerase has protein sequence MSEVNLSTDETRVSYGIGRQLGDQLRDNPPPGVSLDAILAGLTDAFAGKPSRVSQEEMAASFKVIREIMQAEAASKAEAAAGEGTAYLADNGKREGITTLPSGLQFEVLTAGEGAKPSRESNVRVHYSGTLIDGTKFDSSYDRGEPAEFPVGGVIAGWTEALQLMNAGSKWRLHVPSELAYGAQGVGSIPPHSVLVFDVELLDVL, from the coding sequence ATGTCCGAAGTCAATCTGTCCACCGACGAAACTCGCGTCAGCTACGGCATTGGCCGTCAGTTGGGCGACCAGCTGCGCGACAACCCGCCGCCTGGCGTTAGCCTGGACGCCATTCTGGCAGGCCTGACCGACGCGTTCGCCGGCAAGCCAAGCCGCGTTAGCCAGGAAGAAATGGCTGCAAGCTTCAAAGTGATCCGCGAGATCATGCAGGCTGAAGCGGCTTCCAAGGCTGAAGCGGCTGCGGGTGAAGGCACGGCTTACCTGGCTGATAACGGCAAGCGCGAAGGCATTACCACCTTGCCGTCGGGTCTGCAGTTTGAAGTGCTGACCGCAGGCGAGGGCGCCAAGCCTTCGCGCGAAAGCAATGTGCGTGTTCACTACAGCGGCACCCTGATCGATGGCACCAAGTTCGACAGCTCGTATGATCGTGGCGAGCCGGCTGAATTCCCGGTTGGCGGCGTGATCGCAGGCTGGACCGAGGCTCTGCAACTGATGAACGCCGGTAGCAAATGGCGTCTGCACGTTCCAAGCGAACTGGCATATGGCGCTCAGGGCGTTGGCAGCATCCCGCCGCACAGCGTGCTGGTGTTTGATGTCGAGTTGCTGGACGTTCTGTAA
- the cgtA gene encoding Obg family GTPase CgtA encodes MKFVDEVSIRVKAGDGGNGCMSFRREKFIENGGPNGGDGGDGGSIYMIADENLNTLVDYRYTRHFDAERGSNGGSADCTGKKGEELVLRVPVGTTVIDAGTQEIIGDLTKAGQRLLVVQGGWHGLGNTRFKSSTNRAPRQTTPGKPGEQRDLKLELKVLADVGLLGLPNAGKSTFIRSVSAAKPKVADYPFTTLVPNLGVVSVDRWKSFVIADIPGLIEGASHGAGLGIRFLKHLARTRLLLHLVDMAPLDEASAPDAAEVIVSELEKFSPSLAERDRWLVLNKCDQILEEEHEARKQEIIDRLEWTGPVYVISAIAKEGTEQLSRDIMRYLEDRADRLANDPAYAGALAELDQNIEDEARAQLQALDDQRALRRSGVKSVHDIGDDDWDEEDVDDEDGPEIIYVRD; translated from the coding sequence ATGAAATTTGTTGATGAAGTATCCATTCGAGTAAAGGCCGGTGACGGCGGCAACGGTTGCATGAGCTTCCGTCGCGAAAAGTTCATTGAGAACGGTGGCCCTAACGGTGGTGATGGTGGCGATGGCGGCTCGATCTACATGATCGCCGACGAGAACCTCAATACCCTGGTCGATTACCGCTACACCCGTCACTTCGATGCTGAGCGTGGCTCCAACGGTGGCAGTGCTGACTGCACGGGCAAGAAGGGTGAGGAGCTTGTGTTGCGTGTGCCGGTGGGTACAACCGTCATTGATGCGGGCACTCAGGAAATCATCGGTGACCTGACCAAGGCTGGCCAACGCCTGCTGGTGGTTCAAGGCGGCTGGCACGGTCTTGGCAACACCCGCTTCAAATCCAGTACAAACCGCGCGCCGCGCCAGACCACTCCCGGTAAGCCTGGCGAGCAGCGCGATTTGAAGCTGGAGCTCAAGGTGTTGGCGGACGTGGGTCTTCTGGGCTTGCCGAATGCCGGCAAGAGCACCTTCATTCGCTCGGTGTCTGCTGCCAAGCCTAAGGTCGCTGACTACCCGTTCACCACCTTGGTGCCGAACCTTGGTGTCGTCAGTGTTGATCGCTGGAAAAGCTTCGTCATCGCCGATATTCCTGGTTTGATTGAAGGTGCTTCGCACGGTGCGGGCCTTGGGATTCGCTTCCTCAAGCACTTGGCGCGTACGCGTTTGCTGTTGCACCTCGTCGACATGGCGCCGCTTGACGAAGCCAGCGCCCCGGATGCAGCCGAGGTCATTGTCAGCGAACTTGAAAAATTCAGTCCTTCCCTGGCCGAGCGTGATCGCTGGTTGGTGTTGAACAAGTGCGACCAGATCCTCGAAGAGGAGCATGAAGCCCGTAAGCAGGAAATCATTGATCGCCTGGAGTGGACCGGTCCGGTTTACGTTATCTCGGCCATCGCCAAAGAAGGCACTGAGCAGCTCAGCCGCGACATCATGCGTTATCTGGAAGATCGCGCTGATCGTCTGGCGAATGATCCTGCCTACGCAGGGGCACTGGCTGAGCTTGACCAGAATATCGAAGATGAGGCGCGTGCGCAGTTGCAGGCCCTTGATGACCAGCGTGCGCTGCGTCGAAGCGGCGTGAAAAGCGTCCACGATATCGGCGACGATGACTGGGACGAGGAAGATGTTGATGACGAAGATGGTCCGGAAATCATTTACGTCCGGGACTGA
- a CDS encoding DUF3015 domain-containing protein, with amino-acid sequence MKRILLGTLFAAVSINAMAQAPGGPDCGWGNMLFEGQRGTPAHFLASTTNGTSGNATFGMTSGTNGCSTNSALTYGGKSWLATNGMMDELSKDMAMGQGEALTTYAVVLGVAPEDRAHFAAVTHEHYQQIFSKADTTAEDVHSNTINVLKNDPALAKYATQA; translated from the coding sequence ATGAAACGGATTCTTCTTGGTACTCTCTTCGCCGCTGTGTCCATCAACGCCATGGCCCAAGCGCCAGGCGGCCCGGACTGTGGCTGGGGCAACATGCTGTTTGAAGGTCAACGCGGTACTCCCGCTCACTTCCTGGCTTCCACCACCAACGGTACATCGGGCAACGCCACTTTCGGCATGACCTCCGGCACCAACGGCTGCTCCACCAACAGCGCGCTGACCTACGGCGGTAAATCCTGGCTGGCCACCAACGGCATGATGGACGAGCTGTCCAAAGACATGGCAATGGGCCAAGGTGAAGCACTGACCACTTACGCGGTCGTGCTGGGCGTTGCACCGGAAGACCGTGCGCATTTCGCCGCAGTCACCCACGAGCACTATCAGCAAATCTTCTCTAAAGCCGACACCACTGCAGAAGATGTACACAGCAACACCATCAACGTACTGAAGAACGATCCGGCTCTGGCCAAATACGCCACTCAAGCTTAA
- a CDS encoding polyprenyl synthetase family protein codes for MQPQAFYRAVADDFIAVDHIIKKQLTSRVPLVSKIGDYITSAGGKRLRPLLVLLCGKALGKDGDDLRLLAATIEFLHTATLLHDDVVDMSGMRRGRSTANAMWGNAPSVLVGDFLYSRSFEMMVELGSMPVMQILSKATRIIAEGEVLQLSKIRDASTTEETYMEVIRGKTAMLFEASTHSAASLAQAPHEQTEALRMFGDNLGIAFQLVDDLLDYRGDAETLGKNVGDDLAEGKPTLPLIYAMREGTPEQAALVRQAIQKGGLDDLESIREAVENAGALEYTAQLARDYAARAIACLEALPASEYKDALIELSEFAVARTH; via the coding sequence ATGCAACCCCAAGCCTTCTACCGCGCTGTGGCGGACGACTTTATTGCCGTCGACCACATTATCAAGAAGCAGCTGACATCGCGCGTGCCGCTGGTCTCGAAAATCGGCGATTACATCACCTCCGCTGGCGGTAAACGTCTGCGTCCGTTGCTGGTTCTGCTGTGTGGCAAGGCCCTCGGCAAAGACGGCGACGATCTGAGGCTGCTCGCAGCGACAATCGAGTTTCTGCACACTGCCACCCTGCTGCATGACGATGTCGTCGACATGTCCGGCATGCGCCGTGGCCGCTCGACCGCCAACGCCATGTGGGGCAATGCACCCAGCGTGCTGGTCGGCGACTTCCTCTATTCACGCTCCTTCGAAATGATGGTCGAGCTTGGATCGATGCCAGTGATGCAGATCCTGTCCAAAGCCACGCGAATCATCGCCGAGGGCGAGGTTTTGCAGCTTTCGAAGATTCGCGACGCCAGCACCACAGAAGAAACCTACATGGAAGTGATTCGCGGCAAAACAGCCATGCTGTTTGAAGCCTCGACTCACAGTGCAGCGTCGTTGGCGCAAGCTCCCCATGAGCAGACCGAAGCGCTGCGTATGTTCGGCGACAATCTGGGGATTGCCTTCCAACTGGTCGACGACCTGCTCGATTATCGTGGCGACGCCGAAACCCTCGGCAAAAACGTTGGCGACGATCTCGCTGAAGGCAAGCCGACGCTGCCGCTCATCTACGCCATGCGTGAAGGCACGCCTGAGCAAGCTGCTCTGGTGCGTCAGGCCATACAGAAAGGCGGTCTTGACGATCTCGAAAGCATTCGTGAAGCCGTCGAAAACGCAGGCGCTCTCGAGTACACCGCACAACTGGCCCGTGACTACGCCGCACGCGCAATTGCGTGCCTGGAAGCGTTGCCAGCCAGCGAGTACAAGGATGCACTGATCGAACTGAGTGAGTTTGCAGTGGCTCGCACCCACTGA
- a CDS encoding PA4570 family protein produces the protein MTYLIDAWLDRPHPYLRILHRETGEVCAVLHEEALDELMDQGDLDVNSLSSTEPGVQKEMVRSLFLFCYARALRPGLELH, from the coding sequence ATGACTTATCTGATCGACGCATGGCTGGATCGGCCACACCCTTACTTGCGCATCCTGCACCGCGAGACAGGGGAAGTCTGCGCAGTGCTGCACGAGGAAGCGCTCGACGAATTGATGGATCAAGGGGATCTGGACGTCAACAGCCTGAGCTCAACGGAGCCCGGTGTTCAAAAAGAGATGGTGCGCAGCCTGTTCCTGTTCTGTTACGCCCGGGCATTGCGCCCCGGGCTGGAACTGCATTGA
- the proB gene encoding glutamate 5-kinase, translating into MRSKVTGAQRWVIKIGSALLTADGKGLDRDAMGVWVEQMVALHEAGVELVLVSSGAVAAGMSRLGWTARPSAMHELQAAAAIGQMGLVQAWESSFAEHGRHTAQILLTHDDLSDRKRYLNARSTLRTLVDLGVVPVINENDTVVTDEIRFGDNDTLAALVANLVEADLLVILTDRDGMFDADPRNNPEARLIYEARADDPALDAVAGGTGGALGRGGMQTKLRAARLAARSGAHTVIVGGRIERVLARLKAGERLGTLLSPEREMLAARKQWLAGHLQTRGTLVLDDGAVKALAQGHKSLLPVGVRLVQGSFRRGEMVVCVGPDGREVARGLSNYSALEAQKIIGQPSDAIVKVLGYMAEPELVHRDNLILV; encoded by the coding sequence ATGCGGAGCAAGGTGACGGGTGCCCAGCGTTGGGTGATAAAGATCGGTAGTGCGCTGTTGACGGCGGATGGCAAGGGTCTTGATCGCGATGCGATGGGTGTTTGGGTTGAGCAGATGGTGGCGCTGCATGAGGCGGGCGTCGAGCTGGTTCTGGTTTCATCTGGTGCAGTTGCGGCCGGTATGAGTCGCCTTGGCTGGACTGCGCGACCGAGTGCCATGCATGAGCTTCAGGCAGCGGCCGCGATTGGGCAGATGGGCCTGGTGCAGGCGTGGGAGTCGAGCTTTGCCGAGCATGGTCGCCATACTGCGCAGATCCTGCTGACCCATGACGACCTGTCTGATCGCAAGCGCTATCTGAATGCACGCAGCACCTTGCGTACGCTGGTCGATCTGGGCGTGGTGCCGGTCATCAATGAGAACGACACCGTGGTCACCGACGAAATCCGATTCGGTGACAACGACACCCTCGCCGCGTTGGTAGCTAACCTGGTCGAGGCTGATCTTCTGGTCATTCTCACTGATCGTGATGGCATGTTCGACGCCGACCCCCGCAATAACCCTGAAGCCCGGTTGATCTACGAAGCGCGTGCTGATGATCCTGCGCTGGATGCGGTGGCGGGTGGTACTGGTGGGGCGTTGGGTCGTGGCGGTATGCAGACCAAGCTGCGCGCTGCTCGGCTGGCTGCTCGGTCCGGCGCGCACACGGTCATCGTGGGTGGACGCATCGAGCGTGTTCTGGCGCGGCTCAAGGCGGGTGAGCGTCTGGGTACTTTACTTTCGCCCGAGCGTGAAATGCTCGCGGCGCGCAAGCAGTGGCTTGCTGGGCATCTGCAAACCCGTGGCACGCTTGTGCTGGATGATGGTGCGGTGAAGGCGTTGGCTCAAGGGCACAAAAGTCTGTTGCCGGTAGGGGTGAGGCTGGTTCAGGGCAGCTTCAGGCGAGGCGAGATGGTCGTGTGCGTCGGTCCTGATGGTCGCGAGGTTGCTCGCGGGCTAAGTAATTACAGCGCGCTGGAGGCCCAGAAAATAATAGGTCAGCCTTCTGATGCGATTGTCAAAGTGCTGGGCTATATGGCCGAGCCTGAACTGGTGCATCGCGACAATCTGATTCTGGTCTGA
- the rpmA gene encoding 50S ribosomal protein L27 has translation MAHKKAGGSTRNGRDSEAKRLGVKMYGGQAIIPGNIIVRQRGTQFHAGYGVGMGKDHTLFAKVEGVIKFQVKGAFNRRYVSIVPKTEVAA, from the coding sequence ATGGCACACAAAAAAGCTGGTGGTAGTACCCGTAACGGTCGCGACTCAGAAGCCAAACGTCTTGGCGTGAAGATGTACGGCGGCCAGGCCATCATCCCAGGTAACATCATCGTGCGTCAGCGCGGTACCCAGTTCCACGCCGGTTACGGCGTTGGCATGGGCAAAGATCACACCCTGTTCGCGAAAGTGGAAGGCGTGATCAAGTTCCAGGTTAAAGGCGCTTTCAACCGCCGTTATGTGAGCATCGTGCCAAAGACTGAAGTCGCGGCATAA
- the rpsT gene encoding 30S ribosomal protein S20 has protein sequence MANTPSAKKRAKQAEKRRSHNASMRSMVRTYIKNVVKAIDAKDAEKAQAAYILAVPVIDRMADKGIIHKNKAARHKGRLNGHIKALNLAAAA, from the coding sequence GTGGCCAACACACCTTCCGCCAAAAAACGTGCAAAACAGGCTGAGAAGCGTCGCAGCCACAACGCCAGCATGCGTTCCATGGTTCGTACCTACATCAAGAACGTAGTGAAAGCCATCGACGCTAAAGACGCCGAAAAAGCGCAAGCTGCTTATATTCTGGCCGTGCCAGTTATCGACCGTATGGCCGATAAAGGCATCATCCACAAGAACAAAGCTGCTCGCCATAAAGGTCGTCTGAATGGCCACATCAAGGCCCTGAACCTTGCTGCTGCAGCCTAA
- a CDS encoding PA4575 family protein, whose translation MSRSLCLTRQCLGLVTRIECVIRPLSGDKGMWTLLFAAGMSGEQPSALKAQGPFHGPVAAETVLDAIAESLTLHGYQTAEEIPIWSVHLQGELRRMNGDAALCQRSSPVY comes from the coding sequence ATGTCGCGTAGCCTCTGTCTGACTCGCCAATGCCTGGGTCTGGTGACCCGAATCGAATGTGTTATTCGCCCGCTGTCCGGTGATAAAGGTATGTGGACACTGCTGTTCGCTGCCGGAATGTCCGGAGAGCAACCCTCCGCCCTCAAGGCCCAGGGACCGTTTCATGGCCCCGTTGCTGCTGAAACGGTGCTGGATGCAATTGCTGAAAGCCTGACGCTGCACGGCTATCAAACAGCAGAAGAAATCCCGATCTGGAGTGTTCATCTGCAAGGTGAACTGCGAAGGATGAACGGGGATGCTGCCCTCTGTCAGCGATCGTCCCCTGTGTACTGA
- a CDS encoding Lon protease family protein translates to MPDPVAASLRLAPEALTRPFSAEQFSFTTTNELEPFRGVLGQERAVEALQFGVAMPRPGYNVFVMGEPGTGRFSFVKRYLKAEGKRMQTPCDWVYVNNFDEPREPKALELPPGSASAFVIDINGLVDNLLSTFPAVFEHPSYQQKKSSIDRAFNQRYDRALDVIERLALEKGIALYRDSTNIAFTPMADGKALDEAEFSQLPEAERERFHEDISALEERLNEELASLPQWKRESSNQLRQLNEETITLALQPLLAPLSEQYAENAAVCAYLQAMQVNLLKTVVEQLVDDSKPDAQARKLLEEQYLPSLVVGHSSSGGAPVVFEPHPTYDNLFGRIEYSTDQGALYTTYRQLRPGALHRANGGFLVLEAEKMLSEPFVWDALKRALQSRKLKMESPLGELGRLATVTLTPQVIPLAVKVIIIGARSLYYTLQDLDPDFQEMFRVLVDFDEDIPMVDESLEQFAQLLKTRTSEEGMAPLTADAVARLATYSARLAEHQGRLSARIGDLFQLVSEADFIRSLANDERTDAGHIERALKAKATRTGRVSARILDDMLAGIILIDTTGAAVGKCNGLTVLEVGDSAFGVPARISATVYPGGSGIVDIEREVNLGQPIHSKGVMILTGYLGSRYAQEFPLAISASIALEQSYGYVDGDSASLGEVCTLISALSKTPLKQCFAITGSINQFGEVQAVGGVNEKIEGFFRLCEARGLTGEQGAIIPQANVATLMLDEKVLQAVRDGKFHVYAVRQVDEALSLLVGQPVGEADDDGQFPDDSVNGRVVERLRDIAEMLSEEDLKELEKEPPQLQPELKS, encoded by the coding sequence ATGCCCGATCCTGTTGCTGCCAGCTTGCGACTTGCGCCTGAGGCGCTGACCCGTCCCTTTTCCGCTGAACAGTTCAGCTTCACGACAACTAACGAGCTCGAACCCTTTCGCGGTGTGCTCGGCCAGGAACGAGCGGTTGAGGCTTTGCAATTCGGCGTGGCCATGCCCCGCCCTGGTTACAACGTTTTCGTCATGGGCGAACCCGGCACTGGCCGCTTCTCCTTCGTCAAGCGCTACCTCAAAGCCGAGGGCAAGCGCATGCAGACCCCTTGCGACTGGGTCTACGTCAACAACTTCGATGAGCCGCGCGAGCCCAAGGCGCTGGAGTTGCCGCCGGGTAGCGCCAGTGCGTTCGTCATCGATATCAACGGTCTGGTCGATAACTTGCTGTCGACGTTTCCGGCCGTTTTCGAGCACCCGTCCTACCAGCAGAAAAAGAGCAGCATCGACCGTGCGTTCAATCAGCGCTATGACCGCGCTCTGGACGTGATCGAGCGTCTGGCGCTGGAAAAAGGCATCGCGCTTTATCGAGACAGCACCAATATTGCGTTCACGCCCATGGCGGACGGCAAGGCGCTGGACGAAGCGGAATTTTCGCAACTCCCGGAAGCCGAGCGCGAGCGATTCCACGAGGATATTTCTGCGCTGGAAGAGCGCCTGAACGAGGAACTCGCCAGCCTGCCGCAGTGGAAGCGTGAATCCAGCAACCAATTGCGTCAGCTCAATGAGGAGACCATCACCCTGGCTTTGCAGCCATTGCTGGCGCCGTTGTCCGAGCAATATGCCGAGAACGCAGCCGTTTGCGCGTACCTGCAGGCCATGCAAGTCAACCTGCTGAAGACCGTGGTCGAGCAACTGGTTGACGACAGCAAGCCCGATGCCCAGGCGCGCAAGCTGCTTGAGGAGCAATACCTGCCGAGTCTGGTGGTGGGCCATTCATCCAGCGGCGGCGCGCCAGTGGTGTTCGAGCCGCACCCTACTTACGACAATCTGTTTGGCCGTATCGAATACAGCACCGATCAAGGCGCGCTGTACACCACGTATCGTCAGCTGCGACCGGGTGCACTCCATCGCGCCAACGGCGGTTTTCTGGTGCTTGAAGCGGAAAAAATGCTCAGCGAGCCGTTCGTGTGGGACGCACTCAAGCGCGCCTTGCAGTCGCGCAAGCTGAAGATGGAATCGCCGCTGGGCGAGTTGGGTCGTCTGGCGACCGTGACGCTGACCCCGCAAGTGATTCCGCTGGCGGTCAAAGTCATCATCATCGGTGCGCGCTCGCTGTATTACACGCTTCAGGACCTTGATCCGGACTTCCAGGAGATGTTTCGGGTGCTCGTGGATTTCGACGAAGACATCCCGATGGTCGATGAAAGCCTGGAGCAGTTTGCCCAGTTGCTGAAAACCCGAACGTCTGAAGAAGGCATGGCGCCGCTGACCGCGGACGCTGTAGCGCGGCTGGCAACCTATAGCGCGCGTCTGGCGGAACACCAGGGGCGTCTGTCGGCGCGCATTGGCGACCTGTTCCAGCTGGTCAGCGAGGCGGATTTCATTCGTAGTCTGGCCAACGACGAGCGTACTGACGCAGGCCATATCGAGCGAGCTCTTAAAGCCAAGGCCACGCGCACCGGTCGTGTATCGGCGCGAATTCTCGACGACATGCTCGCCGGAATCATTCTGATTGACACCACGGGCGCAGCAGTCGGCAAGTGCAATGGGCTGACGGTGCTTGAGGTGGGCGACTCCGCCTTTGGCGTGCCGGCGCGTATTTCAGCGACGGTATATCCAGGTGGCAGCGGGATTGTCGACATCGAGCGCGAGGTTAACCTCGGCCAGCCGATTCACTCCAAGGGCGTGATGATCCTCACCGGCTACCTGGGTAGCCGTTACGCGCAGGAATTCCCGTTGGCGATTTCGGCGAGCATTGCGCTGGAGCAATCCTACGGTTATGTGGACGGCGACAGTGCGTCGCTGGGCGAGGTCTGCACGCTGATTTCTGCCTTGTCGAAAACCCCGCTCAAGCAATGTTTCGCCATCACTGGCTCGATCAACCAGTTTGGTGAAGTGCAGGCAGTGGGTGGTGTCAACGAAAAGATCGAAGGCTTCTTCCGACTCTGTGAAGCGCGCGGTCTGACGGGCGAGCAGGGCGCAATCATTCCGCAGGCCAATGTCGCCACGCTCATGCTCGATGAAAAGGTCTTGCAGGCGGTTCGCGACGGCAAGTTCCACGTCTATGCGGTGCGTCAGGTGGACGAGGCGTTGAGTTTGTTGGTTGGGCAGCCGGTGGGAGAGGCCGACGATGATGGCCAATTCCCAGACGATTCGGTCAATGGAAGGGTGGTCGAACGCCTTCGTGACATCGCCGAGATGCTCAGCGAAGAGGACTTGAAAGAGCTGGAAAAAGAGCCGCCACAATTACAGCCAGAACTGAAAAGTTAA
- a CDS encoding TIGR00645 family protein codes for MERFFENAMYASRWLLAPIYFGLSLGLLALALKFFQEIFHVIPNVFALAESDLILVLLSLIDMSLVGGLLVMVMISGYENFVSQLDIDDSKEKLSWLGKMDSTSLKMKVAASIVAISSIHLLRVFMDAKNIEPQYLMWYVIIHMTFVVSAFAMGYLDKLTKH; via the coding sequence ATGGAACGCTTTTTCGAAAACGCTATGTACGCGTCGCGCTGGTTGCTGGCGCCTATCTATTTCGGCCTGTCTCTTGGACTTCTGGCGCTGGCGCTGAAGTTTTTCCAAGAGATATTCCACGTCATCCCCAACGTGTTCGCGCTGGCAGAATCGGACCTGATTCTGGTCTTGTTGTCTTTGATCGACATGTCGCTGGTGGGTGGCTTGCTGGTCATGGTGATGATTTCCGGGTACGAGAACTTCGTTTCTCAGCTGGACATCGACGACAGCAAAGAGAAGCTAAGCTGGCTGGGCAAGATGGACTCCACCTCGCTGAAGATGAAAGTCGCAGCGTCCATCGTCGCCATTTCCTCGATCCACTTGCTGCGCGTGTTTATGGACGCCAAGAACATCGAACCGCAATACCTGATGTGGTACGTGATCATCCACATGACGTTTGTGGTGTCGGCGTTTGCGATGGGTTACCTGGACAAGCTGACCAAGCATTGA
- the rplU gene encoding 50S ribosomal protein L21, producing the protein MYAVIVTGGKQYKVAPGEYLKIEKLEIATGESVTFDRVLLVADGETVNIGAPVVVGATVVAEVIAQGRHDKIRIIKFRRRKHHMKRMGHRQWFTEIKITAIQA; encoded by the coding sequence ATGTACGCAGTAATTGTTACCGGTGGCAAGCAGTACAAAGTCGCCCCAGGTGAATACCTGAAAATCGAAAAACTGGAAATCGCCACTGGCGAATCCGTGACTTTTGACCGCGTATTGCTGGTCGCCGATGGCGAAACCGTCAATATCGGTGCTCCAGTTGTAGTCGGTGCTACCGTTGTGGCTGAAGTGATTGCCCAAGGCCGTCACGATAAAATCCGCATCATCAAGTTCCGTCGTCGTAAGCACCACATGAAGCGTATGGGCCACCGCCAGTGGTTCACCGAGATCAAAATCACCGCTATTCAGGCCTGA